The Halalkalibacter krulwichiae genome has a segment encoding these proteins:
- a CDS encoding hemolysin family protein produces MDDVPSSLIALFIMLLGLSAFFSSAETAFSSVNKIRLRNYEEEGRRGAKKAVEIAENFDKTLSTLLVGNNLVNIAAATLSSQIAIQWFGPSLGVFISTFVVTILVLIFGEIIPKSLAKEYAEAYALKTSGILFLMIQVFYPVTWVFLKIKKLVTLFVRNKETTPSVTEEEIKMLVQISEDEGVIGKKEREMVHRSLEFDDIIVHEILKPRPDMVAVEVNQPISEIKDAFLTEHFSRIPVYEGNIDNVIGILSERDFLTAYIEHGDSLDLTSLIRRPMYVVESMKISTLLPELQKQKVHMAIVIDEFGGTSGLVTLEDVLEEIVGEIWDEHDVSVNQVKQVGPSSYVVDADYSIDSFAEFAEIAAPETTNHTLGGWLIEEFQRIPKEGEEFVYEHLSLKIEKAEEKRVRQVLLKVNKKPHEVEEAAVI; encoded by the coding sequence ATGGACGATGTTCCGTCGAGTTTGATTGCGTTGTTTATCATGTTGTTAGGTTTATCTGCTTTTTTCTCCTCAGCTGAAACGGCATTTTCAAGTGTTAATAAAATCCGCCTTAGAAACTATGAGGAGGAAGGAAGAAGAGGGGCTAAGAAGGCTGTTGAAATAGCTGAGAACTTTGATAAGACGCTTTCAACCCTTTTGGTTGGCAATAATCTTGTGAACATTGCAGCAGCAACACTTTCTTCACAAATTGCGATCCAATGGTTTGGCCCTAGTCTAGGAGTCTTTATTAGTACATTTGTTGTCACAATTTTAGTTTTAATTTTTGGCGAAATTATCCCGAAATCACTCGCGAAAGAATATGCAGAAGCGTACGCATTAAAGACGTCGGGAATTCTATTTTTGATGATACAAGTGTTCTATCCTGTGACTTGGGTGTTTTTAAAAATTAAGAAGCTAGTCACTTTATTTGTGAGAAACAAAGAAACTACGCCATCTGTTACAGAAGAAGAAATCAAGATGCTTGTTCAGATCAGTGAAGATGAAGGTGTGATTGGGAAAAAGGAAAGGGAAATGGTGCATCGCTCATTAGAGTTCGATGATATCATCGTTCACGAAATTTTAAAGCCGCGCCCTGACATGGTTGCTGTCGAGGTGAACCAGCCCATTTCTGAAATTAAGGATGCCTTTTTAACCGAGCATTTCTCGAGAATTCCGGTATATGAGGGCAATATTGATAATGTGATTGGGATCTTGTCTGAGCGAGATTTCTTAACAGCTTATATTGAGCACGGTGATAGCCTTGATTTGACATCACTGATCAGGCGTCCAATGTATGTCGTTGAGTCAATGAAAATCTCAACCTTGCTACCAGAGCTTCAAAAGCAAAAGGTTCATATGGCGATTGTCATTGATGAGTTTGGCGGAACATCTGGATTAGTCACATTAGAAGATGTTTTAGAAGAGATTGTCGGTGAAATTTGGGATGAACATGATGTCAGTGTCAACCAAGTGAAGCAAGTTGGACCATCCAGCTATGTCGTTGATGCTGATTACTCAATCGACAGCTTTGCGGAGTTCGCGGAAATTGCTGCACCCGAAACGACAAACCACACATTAGGCGGTTGGTTGATTGAAGAGTTTCAACGAATTCCAAAAGAGGGCGAAGAATTTGTCTATGAGCATTTGAGCTTGAAGATAGAGAAGGCGGAAGAAAAACGAGTTCGTCAAGTTCTACTAAAGGTCAATAAAAAGCCCCATGAAGTCGAAGAAGCGGCTGTCATTTAA
- a CDS encoding sensor histidine kinase: protein MIRAYIKERRSWIVLLLSMQGLLLFVSYVDPTIPVSSILYIHFLSIIISFLFLLLRYKRETTFYQQLKERDPTLDLDSVADSQRPFEVIVEESMRSQIEQLKQQLFQNQQQVTEEKDDLLSWIHEVKTPLTAMQLMIERVEDENLKARLTYEWLRIHLLLDQQLHQKRLPFMENDLFIEKTSLESIMFQEIHMLRSWCIQKNIGFDVDLESDIVLTDAKWLAFLIRQLLTNSIKYSEASDIVIKSFQHEEQTVLILEDFGCGISTKDLPRIFDKGFTSTTQHQNHVATGMGLYLAKKIAKSLRLKLEVQSELGNGTRFTLTFPKANAFIDLSSM, encoded by the coding sequence ATGATTAGAGCATACATAAAAGAGCGTCGGAGCTGGATTGTCCTGCTTCTAAGTATGCAAGGTTTGCTTTTATTTGTTTCCTATGTAGACCCAACGATTCCGGTCAGTTCGATCTTATATATTCATTTTTTATCGATTATCATCTCCTTTCTATTTCTTCTTTTGCGTTATAAAAGAGAAACAACCTTTTATCAGCAATTAAAAGAGCGTGACCCTACTCTTGATCTTGATTCCGTTGCCGATTCCCAGCGCCCCTTTGAGGTCATTGTCGAAGAAAGCATGCGTTCACAGATCGAGCAGCTGAAACAACAACTTTTCCAAAATCAGCAACAAGTGACTGAAGAAAAAGACGATTTATTAAGCTGGATACACGAAGTTAAAACGCCGTTAACTGCGATGCAACTAATGATCGAACGAGTCGAGGATGAGAATTTAAAAGCTCGTCTCACCTATGAATGGCTCCGTATTCACTTGCTACTCGATCAACAACTTCATCAAAAGCGCCTACCTTTTATGGAAAATGACTTATTTATTGAGAAAACATCGCTTGAATCGATCATGTTTCAAGAAATTCATATGCTTAGATCTTGGTGCATTCAGAAGAACATCGGCTTTGATGTTGATCTCGAATCTGATATTGTTTTAACGGATGCAAAGTGGCTTGCCTTTTTGATTCGGCAATTGCTTACCAATTCAATAAAATATAGTGAAGCTTCTGACATCGTTATTAAAAGCTTTCAACATGAGGAGCAAACGGTACTCATACTTGAAGACTTCGGCTGTGGTATTTCAACAAAAGACTTACCGCGTATTTTCGATAAAGGATTTACCTCGACGACTCAACACCAAAACCATGTGGCAACAGGGATGGGCTTATATTTAGCTAAAAAAATCGCCAAATCTCTACGCTTGAAGCTCGAAGTCCAATCCGAATTAGGCAATGGAACACGATTTACGCTAACCTTCCCGAAAGCAAATGCGTTCATTGACCTTTCAAGCATGTGA
- a CDS encoding CBO0543 family protein: MSEKNFLWLLQGMTIGSLPFVLFRKQPIKDWLIVFFLVGIVSGNIDKWLTRKGILQYPVRTFPRFLQTSFLFDYLLCPLLNVLYNQITFKDKPKLALLKLFLFITPMTVFELFLEKNTNLIKWKKGWTFYHTYISTFTKYFSVRLLMGLIRNISRSQEQNHRYQTD; encoded by the coding sequence ATGAGCGAGAAGAATTTTCTTTGGCTTTTACAAGGGATGACCATTGGCAGTTTACCGTTTGTGCTTTTTCGAAAGCAGCCGATAAAAGATTGGCTAATCGTCTTCTTCTTAGTTGGGATCGTTTCAGGCAACATTGATAAATGGCTAACAAGAAAGGGTATCTTACAATACCCAGTCAGAACGTTTCCAAGGTTTTTACAGACTTCCTTCTTATTTGACTATCTTCTTTGTCCGCTTTTAAATGTTCTCTATAACCAGATCACCTTTAAAGATAAGCCAAAACTTGCACTATTGAAATTATTCTTGTTTATTACACCTATGACTGTGTTTGAACTTTTCTTAGAAAAGAATACGAACTTAATCAAATGGAAGAAAGGATGGACCTTTTATCATACGTACATCTCGACTTTCACAAAATACTTCAGTGTTCGCCTCCTAATGGGATTAATAAGAAACATAAGTAGGTCACAAGAACAGAATCACCGCTACCAAACAGACTAA
- a CDS encoding CueP family metal-binding protein, with amino-acid sequence MKRKVFAVIGLLSVALFVYVFAVNNDQQAALQEPEIKELVHEYSVGNIQNENASITSHELIVTDSDGSQVVYELPEDEFFVSIAPYYDHTHPUMNHNLTGCQGELVNESFNVYIEDMGGNVIIDDTMETPANGFLDLWLPRDNNYRVVIEHVGGETLESELSTFEGDPTCITTMQFM; translated from the coding sequence ATGAAAAGAAAAGTCTTTGCTGTTATTGGATTGCTTTCGGTTGCTTTATTCGTGTATGTCTTTGCTGTTAATAATGATCAGCAGGCAGCACTTCAAGAGCCTGAGATCAAGGAACTGGTTCATGAATACAGTGTCGGAAATATCCAAAATGAAAATGCTTCGATCACTTCACATGAACTAATTGTTACAGACAGTGATGGAAGTCAAGTTGTCTATGAGTTACCGGAAGATGAATTTTTTGTTTCAATCGCACCATATTATGATCACACTCATCCTTGAATGAATCACAACTTGACAGGTTGTCAAGGAGAACTAGTGAACGAATCATTTAACGTATATATTGAAGACATGGGTGGAAATGTTATCATCGATGATACGATGGAGACGCCAGCAAACGGATTCCTCGATTTATGGTTGCCACGCGACAACAACTACCGTGTTGTAATTGAACACGTTGGCGGGGAAACGCTCGAATCAGAGCTATCAACGTTTGAAGGAGATCCAACTTGTATCACAACGATGCAGTTCATGTAG
- a CDS encoding response regulator transcription factor codes for MFKLMLIEDDETLFKEIEERLTQWSYQVFGIEDFGHVFEEFIKIKPDLVIIDIQLPKFDGFHWCRMIRNHSNVPIVFLSSRDHPTDMVMSMQLGADDFIQKPFHFDVLIAKVQAILRRVYNYNTERIELKTWRGATVDYETNTVTYENETIELTKNELFILKQLIEHKNKIVSREQLIRSLWDDQRFISDNTLTVNVNRLRKKLDELRLGQFIETKVGQGYIATDEGTI; via the coding sequence ATGTTTAAGCTCATGTTAATTGAAGATGACGAAACATTATTTAAAGAAATCGAGGAACGGCTGACACAATGGTCGTATCAAGTGTTTGGAATTGAAGATTTCGGCCATGTATTTGAAGAATTTATAAAAATCAAACCAGATTTGGTCATTATAGATATCCAACTTCCAAAATTTGATGGCTTTCATTGGTGTCGGATGATACGGAACCATTCCAATGTTCCGATTGTCTTTTTATCTTCGCGTGATCACCCGACTGATATGGTGATGAGTATGCAGTTAGGGGCTGATGACTTTATTCAGAAGCCATTCCATTTTGATGTACTCATCGCGAAAGTTCAAGCAATCCTTCGCCGGGTTTACAACTATAATACGGAGCGAATTGAGTTAAAGACGTGGCGCGGAGCCACCGTAGATTATGAGACGAATACCGTTACGTATGAAAACGAAACAATTGAATTAACCAAAAACGAGCTCTTTATTTTGAAGCAGCTCATTGAACACAAAAATAAAATTGTCAGCCGCGAACAACTAATTCGCAGCCTCTGGGACGACCAGCGCTTTATCAGTGACAATACGTTAACAGTGAATGTGAACCGGTTGCGTAAAAAGCTAGATGAACTCCGTTTAGGTCAGTTTATTGAAACAAAAGTAGGACAAGGCTATATCGCAACAGATGAGGGGACAATATGA
- a CDS encoding amidohydrolase family protein, whose product MSSIWRRVRVGRQLYKLTAEQGLFTKIEEDEDNKVTFENEIDAEGLLYIPALSDMHCHLDKHFIGETWRSRKAIDSLPKQLEREKKLLASLEGSVMDRARKLLQLMLEKGTTHIRTHVDVDPELGLTHLEAIKQVRDEFQGKVKIEIVAFPQQGLLRSKSYEVLKEAMEEGADLVGAVDPGGLDRHIESSLEHVFELATTYKSGVDIHLHDPGHLGLYTIDKVVDYTKEARLQGHVSVSHAYCLGQVSEEAVAKLGRRLKKHRISILSSVPIDRPMPNVTQLAALGVNVKLGTDNILDAWSPFGNVDMLARLSRLAERSNWVEDDQLVRAFRFATNDSLVPMLGERADFLLVSALNLEHAVATVPTREWVVVGGKAVAGSRYETGMSTSGKK is encoded by the coding sequence ATGAGCTCAATTTGGAGACGAGTTAGGGTTGGGAGGCAGCTTTACAAATTAACGGCAGAACAAGGACTTTTCACGAAAATTGAGGAAGATGAGGACAATAAAGTCACTTTTGAAAATGAGATAGATGCAGAGGGCTTGTTATATATCCCGGCGCTTTCGGATATGCACTGTCACCTAGATAAACATTTCATTGGTGAGACATGGCGCTCACGTAAAGCAATCGATAGTCTGCCAAAGCAACTTGAACGTGAAAAGAAATTGCTTGCGAGTTTAGAAGGAAGTGTCATGGACCGCGCCCGCAAATTGCTTCAATTGATGCTTGAAAAAGGAACCACTCATATTCGGACTCATGTTGATGTTGACCCCGAACTAGGGCTCACACATTTAGAGGCGATCAAACAAGTACGCGATGAATTCCAGGGGAAAGTTAAAATAGAGATTGTGGCCTTTCCTCAGCAAGGTTTACTTCGATCAAAATCCTATGAGGTATTGAAAGAAGCAATGGAGGAAGGAGCCGACCTTGTTGGTGCTGTCGATCCAGGCGGCTTGGATCGACATATCGAATCGTCATTGGAACACGTATTTGAATTGGCTACAACCTATAAGAGCGGGGTTGATATTCATCTGCATGACCCTGGGCATCTTGGTTTATACACAATTGATAAAGTCGTCGATTATACGAAGGAAGCACGCTTACAAGGGCATGTCAGTGTTAGCCATGCTTATTGCCTTGGTCAAGTGTCTGAAGAGGCTGTAGCAAAGCTTGGAAGACGCTTGAAAAAACATCGAATTTCTATTCTTTCAAGTGTTCCCATTGACCGACCGATGCCAAACGTCACGCAACTAGCAGCACTTGGTGTGAACGTGAAACTTGGAACGGATAATATTCTTGATGCATGGTCTCCATTTGGGAACGTTGATATGCTCGCACGTCTAAGTAGACTCGCTGAGCGTTCAAATTGGGTTGAAGATGATCAACTCGTTCGAGCTTTTCGGTTTGCCACCAACGATTCACTCGTTCCGATGCTTGGAGAACGTGCTGATTTTCTATTAGTGTCAGCGCTGAATTTAGAGCATGCTGTAGCAACGGTACCTACACGCGAATGGGTTGTCGTAGGAGGAAAGGCAGTCGCAGGATCGCGCTATGAAACAGGGATGAGTACTTCGGGGAAAAAATGA
- a CDS encoding DUF3231 family protein, translating into MKSKHHAPLTSAEISSLWTSFIGDSMSICVLSYFYEKVEDPEIKNLLKFALKLSNEHVSVIDKIYQQEGLPTPKGFSNKEDVNVNAPRLFNDTLYLYYLKNMTKAGLTTYAIILPNMSRLDIREFFSSCLASSTELYNEVTDLLLKKGLEIRAPQIPYHKEITFVEKQSFLAGWLGEQRPLTGTEIMYLHANIQTNNIGQAIALGFAQVAQDQEVKAYMKRGSDIAKKHIELFSKQLLDHNLPAPMSSHFEVLPEKIPPFSDKLMMYHTGLMSSAGMGNYGISMSLSQRRDLVTNYARLVAEVGTYADDGLSLMIKHAWLERPPHA; encoded by the coding sequence ATGAAATCGAAACACCATGCTCCGTTAACATCAGCAGAAATTTCAAGTTTATGGACTTCATTTATTGGTGACAGCATGTCCATTTGCGTTCTTAGCTACTTTTACGAAAAAGTCGAAGATCCTGAGATTAAAAATTTGCTCAAATTTGCTCTTAAGCTTTCTAATGAACACGTCTCTGTCATTGATAAAATCTACCAACAGGAAGGGTTGCCCACTCCTAAAGGTTTTTCTAACAAAGAAGATGTCAACGTAAATGCACCAAGGCTCTTTAACGATACTCTCTACCTTTATTATTTGAAGAACATGACAAAAGCTGGATTAACGACGTATGCAATCATTTTACCTAATATGTCGAGGCTTGATATTCGTGAGTTCTTTTCAAGTTGTCTCGCTTCCTCAACAGAGCTTTATAACGAGGTGACAGATCTTTTACTTAAAAAGGGCTTAGAAATAAGAGCTCCACAAATTCCTTACCATAAAGAAATTACATTTGTAGAAAAGCAAAGCTTTTTAGCAGGATGGCTCGGAGAACAGAGGCCGCTGACTGGAACAGAGATTATGTATTTACATGCGAATATCCAAACGAATAACATTGGTCAAGCTATCGCTTTAGGATTTGCTCAAGTGGCTCAAGATCAAGAGGTAAAAGCCTATATGAAAAGAGGATCTGACATTGCTAAAAAGCATATTGAACTATTCTCAAAACAGTTATTAGACCACAATCTTCCTGCCCCAATGTCATCACACTTTGAAGTACTACCAGAGAAGATCCCTCCTTTTTCCGATAAACTAATGATGTATCATACAGGCTTAATGAGTTCTGCGGGCATGGGCAATTACGGGATTTCGATGTCACTCAGCCAACGACGGGACCTCGTCACAAATTACGCTAGGCTCGTTGCTGAGGTCGGAACATATGCAGATGACGGCTTATCCCTCATGATTAAACATGCGTGGTTAGAGAGACCGCCTCATGCATAG
- a CDS encoding CapA family protein, with amino-acid sequence MRNYLFIIFIFLLIGCQQALEDDPDPLNVKAAKDKHVSMSTKEMEEEVTITVGAIGDVLLHERVYDLAVTDAGYDFMPMLKPVQVLLEAPDFMMANQESMPGGVEIGLSTYPAFNSPQEIVRNLQALGIDMVVGANNHTIDRGPQAVMSALDFYDEIQMEYVGVYRDREDRKRDRIVSVNDVTIGILAYTYGTNGIALPVGHEDIVALIDKERMKSDVERLREKVDVVIVHMHWGAEYEREPNQEQRQLAQLLSEAGADIIFGHHPHVLQPIDVIKQESGHETTVFYSLGNFLSGQDFNYTDVGGVATIDITKNIRGDQTVQIHSPEIEPTIVVKEENLYKVYPFSEIETPAISGSSFEEIKSHTKKYVQ; translated from the coding sequence ATGAGAAACTACTTGTTCATCATATTCATCTTTCTATTAATTGGCTGTCAACAAGCGCTAGAAGATGATCCCGATCCGCTCAATGTAAAAGCGGCAAAAGATAAACATGTGAGTATGTCAACAAAAGAAATGGAAGAAGAAGTGACGATTACAGTTGGAGCCATCGGCGATGTATTGCTTCATGAGCGTGTCTATGATTTAGCAGTAACCGATGCAGGCTATGACTTCATGCCAATGCTTAAGCCTGTCCAAGTACTACTAGAGGCTCCTGACTTTATGATGGCCAATCAAGAATCGATGCCAGGTGGGGTTGAAATCGGCCTGTCAACGTACCCAGCTTTTAATAGTCCGCAAGAAATTGTTCGTAATCTACAAGCTCTTGGTATTGATATGGTGGTTGGTGCGAATAATCATACGATTGACCGAGGGCCTCAAGCTGTAATGAGTGCGCTTGATTTCTATGACGAAATTCAAATGGAATATGTCGGTGTTTATCGTGATCGAGAAGACCGAAAAAGAGATCGGATTGTATCGGTGAATGATGTAACGATTGGAATTCTAGCATACACATATGGAACCAATGGCATCGCTCTTCCTGTTGGCCATGAAGACATTGTTGCTTTAATCGACAAAGAGCGAATGAAATCGGACGTTGAAAGACTCAGAGAAAAGGTTGATGTCGTCATTGTTCATATGCACTGGGGTGCAGAGTACGAACGTGAGCCTAATCAAGAACAACGCCAGCTCGCCCAGTTATTATCTGAAGCTGGGGCGGATATTATTTTTGGCCATCACCCTCATGTCTTGCAACCAATCGATGTGATTAAGCAAGAATCCGGTCATGAAACAACGGTCTTTTATTCACTAGGAAATTTTTTGTCAGGACAAGACTTTAACTATACTGATGTTGGTGGAGTGGCGACCATTGATATTACGAAAAATATAAGAGGCGATCAGACGGTTCAAATCCACTCACCAGAAATTGAACCGACAATTGTCGTCAAAGAAGAGAATTTATACAAAGTTTATCCGTTTTCGGAAATCGAAACGCCCGCGATTAGTGGAAGTTCATTTGAAGAGATCAAAAGCCATACAAAGAAGTATGTGCAATAA
- a CDS encoding ABC transporter ATP-binding protein: MTILTASKLHKSYGNKFNRQEVLKGVDLSIEKGEFVGIMGASGSGKTTLLNVLSSIDNVSQGTIAIEGMDITRMKEKQLAKFRKNHLGFIFQEYNLLDTLTVKENILLPLSIQNVSKKNAEQRFRELASELGISDLQNKYPNELSGGQKQRTSAARAFIHHPSMIFADEPTGALDSKSAADLLHKLKELNQSRHATIMLVTHDPVAASYCSRVIFIKDGQIYTQLTKGDETRKAFFNDIMTTQGVLGGVQHDD, from the coding sequence ATGACAATCTTAACAGCTAGCAAACTACACAAAAGCTATGGCAATAAATTTAATAGACAAGAAGTGCTTAAAGGAGTCGACCTTTCGATTGAGAAAGGAGAATTTGTTGGCATAATGGGTGCATCGGGTTCTGGAAAGACGACTTTGCTTAATGTTCTCTCGTCGATTGATAACGTGAGTCAAGGGACGATTGCGATAGAAGGCATGGATATTACAAGAATGAAAGAAAAGCAGCTGGCTAAATTCCGCAAAAATCATCTAGGCTTTATATTTCAAGAATACAACTTACTCGATACATTAACAGTGAAAGAGAATATTCTATTGCCTCTATCCATTCAAAACGTTTCAAAGAAAAATGCGGAGCAACGGTTTCGTGAACTAGCCTCAGAACTTGGCATTAGCGATTTACAGAATAAATACCCAAACGAACTTTCAGGAGGACAGAAGCAGCGAACATCGGCTGCACGTGCATTCATTCATCACCCTAGCATGATTTTCGCTGATGAACCAACGGGTGCACTCGACTCAAAGTCGGCTGCTGACTTGCTTCATAAATTAAAGGAACTAAATCAATCAAGACACGCAACAATCATGTTGGTTACTCACGATCCCGTCGCAGCAAGTTACTGCAGTCGTGTCATTTTCATTAAAGATGGCCAAATTTATACGCAGTTAACAAAAGGAGATGAAACGAGGAAAGCCTTTTTTAACGATATTATGACAACTCAAGGTGTGTTAGGCGGGGTGCAGCATGACGATTAA
- a CDS encoding SRPBCC family protein, translated as MKTWTKSIEIDAPIEKIWDYFDGSLENIQKIMPQVVENKPVHVTEEGVGSVYLQTYKEGKRVQQYEVETLEYENKDNEKKLKIGFTLANMFKITARYQLKKINDGTTLLTYTATNQPLKWFVKLFLLFATEKVVVDFVHRVKQEAEKGARID; from the coding sequence ATGAAAACGTGGACGAAATCAATTGAAATCGATGCACCAATCGAAAAAATATGGGACTACTTTGACGGCTCATTGGAAAACATCCAAAAAATTATGCCCCAAGTTGTCGAAAATAAGCCAGTTCATGTAACGGAGGAAGGCGTCGGCAGTGTATACCTTCAAACATACAAAGAAGGCAAACGTGTGCAACAATATGAAGTGGAAACGCTAGAATATGAAAACAAAGACAATGAAAAGAAGCTAAAAATCGGCTTTACCCTTGCGAATATGTTTAAGATTACAGCAAGGTATCAATTAAAGAAAATCAACGATGGCACAACTTTGCTTACATATACAGCGACTAATCAGCCACTCAAATGGTTTGTGAAGCTGTTCTTATTGTTTGCTACGGAAAAAGTAGTTGTAGACTTTGTTCATCGAGTGAAACAAGAGGCAGAAAAAGGCGCTAGGATTGACTAA
- a CDS encoding FtsX-like permease family protein — translation MTIKRLIYQNFKKNLQHYYLYVFALTFTVALYFAFVTLQYDPALDQTSGTIKGAAALKTASVLLIAIVAVFLLYANNIFIKRRSKEIALFQLIGMTKGKIVRILSIENFLLYAGSLAFGVFLGFSVSRLIMMMLLSIVGVEEVASLRFSTEALIQTLIVFGVIFLFIVAMNGWYIKRQSILSLFHAVSASETRRKKISFLEIVIGVAGIVSIITGYYLSSRLFSGEITVMGNLFIAMLLILASVIFGTYLFYKGSISFLSHLIRKKKGGYLTIHDVLSLASVMFRMKSHASLLTIITTVSALAIGLLSLSYISYYSAEKMAENSVPNHFSLSDQEDANAFKNLLDSANIGYEELELNIIQAKVDITSIVDSNMDGLYADPSEMVLSIVSDDSISGIDLPENESLFIGYNNMLEIFMPLKDEGQFDILGVTESFELNYLGLKDDSLIPFYFTGGGLPTVIVDQSIYESIASDLDPELQGRPSTYIGIDISERSQLEKANTLFKEPDFSGDYHESQLDAANMQKQNMGLIMFIVGFLGLTFLVTSGCILYFKQMDESEEEKPNYTILRKLGFTEQDLMRGVQTKQLFTFGIPLVLGLSHSYFAVQSGWFFFGTEVWTPMLLVMGFYTALYSIFGILSVLYYKRVIRQAL, via the coding sequence ATGACGATTAAGCGTCTCATCTATCAAAATTTCAAAAAAAACCTGCAACATTACTACTTATATGTGTTCGCACTGACCTTTACCGTCGCCCTTTATTTCGCCTTTGTCACCTTGCAGTATGACCCTGCCCTTGATCAGACGAGCGGGACGATAAAAGGAGCTGCAGCACTGAAAACAGCATCGGTCTTACTCATTGCCATTGTTGCAGTCTTCTTGTTATATGCGAATAATATTTTCATTAAACGACGAAGCAAGGAAATTGCGTTGTTTCAGTTAATTGGGATGACAAAAGGCAAAATTGTACGCATCTTAAGTATTGAGAATTTCTTATTATATGCCGGTTCCTTAGCGTTTGGAGTCTTTCTTGGCTTTTCCGTTTCTCGCCTGATCATGATGATGTTGCTTTCAATTGTCGGAGTCGAAGAAGTTGCTTCCCTTCGCTTTTCTACAGAAGCTCTAATCCAGACATTAATCGTTTTTGGCGTCATCTTTTTGTTCATTGTCGCTATGAATGGCTGGTACATTAAACGCCAAAGCATTCTTTCACTGTTCCATGCTGTTTCCGCAAGTGAGACACGCCGGAAGAAGATATCCTTTCTTGAAATCGTTATTGGTGTCGCCGGGATTGTTTCCATTATCACAGGTTATTATCTATCTTCTCGCTTATTTAGCGGTGAGATAACAGTCATGGGGAATTTATTCATTGCGATGCTTCTTATATTAGCTTCTGTCATTTTCGGAACCTATTTGTTTTACAAAGGGTCGATTAGCTTTCTATCTCATCTCATCCGCAAGAAAAAAGGCGGCTATTTAACGATCCATGATGTGTTATCTCTAGCAAGTGTCATGTTTAGAATGAAAAGCCATGCCTCGTTGTTAACGATCATTACAACGGTTTCTGCGTTAGCGATTGGGTTACTATCACTAAGCTACATTTCCTACTATTCGGCCGAAAAAATGGCAGAAAATAGCGTGCCGAATCATTTCTCATTAAGTGATCAAGAAGACGCCAACGCTTTTAAAAACCTACTAGATAGCGCAAACATCGGGTATGAGGAATTGGAGTTGAATATCATTCAAGCAAAGGTTGATATTACTTCGATTGTTGACTCAAACATGGACGGTCTTTATGCGGATCCAAGTGAGATGGTCTTATCTATCGTGAGCGATGATTCTATTTCGGGCATTGACCTTCCAGAAAATGAGTCGCTCTTTATCGGTTATAATAATATGTTGGAAATCTTCATGCCACTTAAGGACGAAGGCCAATTTGACATTTTGGGCGTGACTGAATCGTTTGAACTAAACTATTTAGGTCTTAAAGATGACTCCCTTATTCCTTTTTACTTTACCGGCGGCGGGTTACCAACTGTCATCGTTGACCAATCAATTTATGAAAGCATTGCGAGCGACCTTGATCCAGAATTACAAGGTAGGCCTTCTACTTATATCGGCATTGACATTTCTGAAAGAAGTCAACTCGAGAAAGCGAATACCCTCTTTAAAGAACCGGATTTCAGTGGCGACTATCATGAATCCCAGCTTGATGCCGCTAACATGCAAAAGCAAAATATGGGGTTGATTATGTTTATCGTCGGCTTTCTCGGCTTAACGTTTTTGGTTACTTCTGGCTGCATTCTTTATTTTAAACAAATGGATGAAAGCGAGGAGGAAAAGCCAAACTACACGATCTTACGAAAACTTGGCTTTACCGAACAAGACCTCATGCGTGGTGTTCAAACGAAGCAACTATTTACATTTGGAATCCCGCTTGTTCTCGGATTGTCACACAGCTATTTCGCTGTTCAATCAGGCTGGTTCTTTTTCGGAACAGAAGTTTGGACACCTATGCTTTTAGTGATGGGATTTTATACAGCTTTATACTCGATTTTTGGTATCTTGTCTGTCCTTTATTACAAGCGAGTGATCCGACAAGCATTGTAG